In Marixanthomonas ophiurae, one genomic interval encodes:
- a CDS encoding 3-hydroxyacyl-CoA dehydrogenase/enoyl-CoA hydratase family protein, protein MSKRRINKVAVIGSGIMGSGIACHFANIGVEVLLLDIVPRELTDKEKKQGLTLEDKQVRNRLVNQSLQDSIKSKPAPLYLKDFADRISTGNMEDDIAKVSEVDWIIEVVVERLDIKQQVFENLEKHRKEGTLITSNTSGIPIHMMSEGRSEDFQKHFCGTHFFNPPRYLELFEIIPGPKTDQDVLDFLNEYGEKFLGKTSIVAKDTPAFIGNRIGIFGIQSLFHQVKEMGLTVEEVDKLTGPVIGRPKSATFRTVDVVGLDTLVHVANGIHKNVPDDEEHDIFELPNFIDTMMEKEWLGSKSGQGFYKKIKKEDGSSEILTLDLESMEYRDKKRASFGTLEKTKSIDNVTDRFKVLVNGDDKAGEFYKKNFGALFAYVSKRIPEITDELYKIDDAMKAGFGWEHGPFEIWDAVGVKKGIELIKELGKEPAAWVNQMLETGVDNFYDVREGNTYYYGIPEKTHVKIPGQDSYIILDNIRESKEVFKNSGVVVEDLGDGILNVEFRSKMNSVGGDVLAGINKAIDIAEKSYDGLVIANNGKNFSVGANVGMIFMMAVEQEYDELNAAVKYFQDTCMRLRYSSIPTVVAPHGMTLGGGCEMTLHADRVVASAESYIGLVEFGVGVIPGGGGSKEMTVRAQDLFQKGDVELNTLREHFLTIGMAKVSTSAYEAFDTNILKKGKDIIVVNKNRRIAAAKEVARMMADQGYTKPIERNDIKVLGKQALGAFLVGTDQMQAGKYISEHDKKIANKLAWVMAGGDLSEPQQVSEQYLLDLEREAFLSLCGERKTLERLQHMIQKNKPLRN, encoded by the coding sequence ATGTCTAAAAGAAGAATAAATAAAGTAGCCGTAATAGGTTCCGGAATTATGGGAAGCGGGATTGCCTGTCACTTTGCCAATATTGGCGTGGAGGTATTACTGCTAGACATTGTTCCGCGGGAACTTACAGATAAAGAAAAGAAACAAGGGCTTACCCTTGAAGACAAACAAGTACGAAACCGCTTGGTAAATCAATCATTACAGGATTCTATAAAATCGAAACCTGCTCCACTCTACCTTAAAGATTTTGCAGATCGTATTTCTACTGGAAATATGGAAGATGATATTGCAAAAGTTTCTGAAGTAGATTGGATTATTGAGGTTGTTGTTGAGCGACTAGACATTAAACAACAAGTATTCGAAAACCTTGAAAAACATAGAAAAGAAGGAACGCTAATTACCTCAAACACATCGGGAATTCCTATTCATATGATGAGTGAAGGTCGCAGTGAAGATTTTCAGAAACATTTCTGCGGAACACACTTCTTTAACCCACCTCGTTATTTAGAACTTTTTGAAATCATCCCTGGACCAAAAACCGATCAAGATGTGCTTGATTTCTTAAATGAATACGGTGAAAAGTTCCTTGGAAAAACTTCAATTGTAGCGAAAGACACACCTGCTTTTATTGGTAATAGAATTGGAATCTTCGGAATTCAAAGCTTATTCCATCAAGTAAAAGAAATGGGCTTAACCGTTGAAGAGGTTGATAAATTAACTGGCCCAGTAATCGGTCGTCCAAAATCGGCTACCTTCCGTACGGTTGATGTTGTAGGTCTTGACACGCTAGTACACGTAGCAAATGGTATTCATAAAAATGTGCCAGATGATGAAGAGCACGATATTTTTGAACTGCCTAATTTCATCGACACCATGATGGAAAAAGAATGGTTAGGAAGTAAAAGCGGACAAGGTTTCTATAAAAAGATTAAAAAAGAAGACGGTAGTAGCGAAATCTTGACATTAGATTTAGAATCTATGGAGTATCGCGATAAAAAACGCGCTTCTTTTGGTACGCTTGAAAAAACAAAATCTATTGATAACGTAACTGATAGATTTAAAGTCCTTGTAAACGGCGATGACAAAGCTGGTGAGTTTTATAAGAAAAACTTCGGTGCGCTATTTGCCTACGTTTCTAAACGTATTCCTGAAATTACCGACGAGCTTTACAAAATTGACGATGCCATGAAAGCCGGATTTGGCTGGGAACACGGACCATTCGAAATTTGGGATGCCGTTGGTGTTAAAAAAGGAATTGAATTAATAAAAGAACTAGGAAAAGAACCCGCAGCTTGGGTAAATCAAATGCTTGAAACCGGAGTAGATAATTTCTACGACGTTCGAGAAGGAAACACTTACTATTACGGTATTCCTGAAAAAACACACGTTAAAATTCCTGGGCAAGATTCATACATTATTTTAGATAACATCCGTGAAAGCAAAGAAGTTTTCAAAAACAGCGGAGTTGTGGTTGAAGATCTTGGCGATGGTATTTTAAATGTAGAGTTTAGAAGTAAAATGAACAGCGTTGGCGGCGATGTATTGGCCGGAATTAACAAAGCTATCGATATTGCTGAAAAAAGCTACGATGGACTGGTAATTGCCAACAACGGAAAGAATTTCTCAGTGGGCGCCAATGTAGGAATGATTTTTATGATGGCTGTCGAGCAAGAATATGACGAGTTAAATGCTGCTGTTAAATATTTCCAAGATACGTGTATGCGTCTTCGGTATTCTTCAATACCAACCGTAGTTGCCCCTCACGGGATGACGCTGGGTGGTGGTTGCGAAATGACCTTACACGCTGATCGCGTGGTAGCATCCGCAGAGAGTTATATTGGTTTAGTTGAGTTTGGCGTTGGAGTAATTCCTGGCGGCGGCGGATCTAAAGAAATGACCGTTCGCGCTCAAGATTTATTTCAAAAAGGAGATGTGGAGCTTAATACATTAAGAGAACATTTCTTAACCATCGGGATGGCAAAAGTATCAACTTCCGCTTACGAAGCTTTCGACACCAATATTCTGAAGAAAGGAAAAGATATTATAGTCGTAAATAAAAACCGTCGTATTGCTGCTGCAAAAGAAGTAGCACGAATGATGGCAGATCAAGGGTACACAAAACCTATTGAACGAAACGACATTAAAGTATTAGGTAAACAAGCATTAGGAGCATTCCTTGTAGGAACTGACCAAATGCAAGCCGGAAAATACATTAGTGAACACGATAAGAAAATTGCAAACAAATTAGCTTGGGTAATGGCCGGTGGCGATTTAAGCGAACCACAACAAGTTAGCGAGCAATACTTGTTAGATCTTGAAAGAGAAGCATTCTTAAGCCTTTGTGGTGAACGAAAAACTTTGGAAAGGTTACAGCATATGATTCAGAAGAATAAGCCACTACGTAACTAG
- a CDS encoding TolB family protein has product MKKYFALLLSLIGGAIIAQENTEVYVMDVNPAYSGLEVFNLQNISDNSGYDSQPSFIDNNTVVFACNNNDQTDISVYNISSEEKSFFNPPTKGGEYSPVQIPNSNEITAVRLDPDGKQRLYNYNEDGKSTEAIPNLQVAYYAFKDQNTLLASVLAVDGLDLVLTNLQTQKVDTLKYNAGRSIHKVPNTKRTMSYTFLNEDGNYDIYQLNIETLESFFVAELPIGIQDHIWLSESKLLIGSGNKLFLYDLFGNGEWQEVANLSEYNITNITRLALSPNGKKLALVAVPK; this is encoded by the coding sequence ATGAAAAAATATTTTGCCCTACTCCTATCTTTAATCGGTGGTGCTATTATCGCTCAGGAAAACACTGAAGTATACGTTATGGATGTTAATCCTGCATATTCTGGGCTAGAAGTTTTTAATCTGCAGAATATCTCAGACAATTCAGGATATGATAGTCAACCGTCATTTATAGATAATAATACGGTTGTGTTTGCCTGCAACAATAATGACCAGACCGATATTTCAGTCTATAACATTTCTTCAGAAGAAAAAAGTTTTTTCAACCCACCTACGAAAGGCGGAGAGTACTCTCCCGTACAAATTCCAAATTCAAATGAAATAACAGCTGTTCGCTTAGATCCAGATGGAAAACAACGTTTGTATAATTACAACGAAGATGGAAAAAGCACAGAAGCCATTCCCAACCTTCAAGTTGCTTATTACGCTTTTAAAGACCAAAACACACTTCTAGCTTCTGTATTAGCTGTTGATGGATTGGATCTTGTGCTTACCAATTTACAAACTCAAAAAGTAGATACATTAAAATATAATGCAGGTCGTTCCATTCATAAAGTGCCCAATACAAAAAGGACGATGAGCTATACTTTTTTAAATGAAGATGGTAATTATGACATCTATCAATTGAATATAGAAACTTTAGAAAGCTTTTTTGTTGCAGAACTTCCAATTGGAATTCAAGATCATATTTGGCTTAGTGAATCCAAACTATTGATTGGGAGCGGAAATAAATTGTTTCTGTACGATCTCTTCGGAAATGGAGAATGGCAAGAAGTAGCAAACCTTTCAGAATATAACATTACCAATATTACACGATTGGCTCTAAGCCCTAATGGTAAAAAATTGGCATTGGTTGCAGTTCCAAAATAG
- a CDS encoding four helix bundle protein, with product MHKVDDLKIWNKAIELTKSVYTICAELPSNEKFGLISQIKRSAISIPSNIAEGAGRNSTKEFVHFLSIANGSSYELETQLILLIELNLISEDKIKPILNILTEIQKMNYSFQKSLKSQY from the coding sequence ATGCATAAAGTTGATGATCTTAAAATTTGGAATAAAGCTATTGAACTGACGAAATCAGTTTATACAATTTGTGCTGAATTACCTTCAAATGAAAAGTTTGGGCTTATTTCACAAATTAAAAGAAGCGCTATTTCAATACCTTCCAATATAGCCGAAGGAGCAGGTAGAAATTCAACCAAAGAGTTTGTTCATTTTCTATCAATTGCGAATGGGTCATCATATGAATTAGAAACACAACTTATATTGCTTATAGAATTAAATTTAATTTCAGAAGATAAAATAAAACCAATATTGAACATTTTAACTGAGATTCAGAAAATGAATTATTCATTTCAAAAATCTCTAAAATCTCAATACTAA
- a CDS encoding acyl-CoA dehydrogenase family protein, translated as MSTTAENKDLLRGGQFLVKETAANDIFTPEDFSEEQKMMRDSVKEFVDREIWPKKEEFEKKNYALTEEVMRKAGEMGLLGVAVPEEYDGLGMGFVTTMLVCDYISGATGSVATAFGAHTGIGTMPITLYGTEEQKKKYVPKLATGEWFGAYCLTEPGAGSDANSGKTKAVLSEDGKNYIINGQKMWISNAGFANVFIVFARIEDDKYITGFIVENDSENGITFGDEEKKLGIHSSSTRQVFFNDTKVPVENMLSERGNGFKIAMNALNVGRIKLAAASLDAQRRVIDQATKYANDRVQFKTPIAKFGAIKSKLAEMATSAFAGESASYRAGKNIEERIALRMEAGNSHQEAELKSVEEYAIECSILKVAVSEDIQNCADEGIQIFGGMGFSADTPMESAWRDARIARIYEGTNEINRMLAVGMLVKKAMKGHVDLLGPAQAVGEELMGIPSFDTPDYSKVLSEEKAMVAKLKKVLLMVAGSAVKKYGPELEEHQQLLLASADILIEIYMAESAILRAEKNHKRDNSDAEYQVAMAQLYLYHAVDIVNQKAKEGIISFAEGDEQKAMLMGLKRWTKYDNFPNIVQLRNKIAEKVTEENTYPF; from the coding sequence ATGAGTACAACTGCTGAAAATAAAGATTTACTTCGCGGCGGACAGTTTCTAGTAAAAGAAACAGCTGCTAACGATATTTTTACCCCGGAAGATTTTTCCGAAGAACAAAAAATGATGCGTGATTCTGTTAAGGAATTCGTTGATCGCGAAATCTGGCCAAAAAAAGAAGAGTTTGAAAAGAAAAACTACGCATTGACAGAAGAAGTTATGCGTAAAGCCGGTGAAATGGGCTTATTGGGCGTTGCCGTTCCTGAAGAATATGACGGACTGGGAATGGGCTTTGTAACCACAATGTTGGTTTGCGATTATATTTCAGGAGCTACCGGTTCTGTGGCGACTGCTTTTGGCGCACATACCGGAATTGGAACCATGCCAATTACCCTTTATGGTACTGAAGAACAAAAGAAAAAGTACGTTCCTAAATTAGCGACTGGCGAATGGTTTGGTGCCTATTGCCTTACCGAACCAGGAGCGGGAAGTGATGCCAACAGTGGAAAAACAAAAGCTGTTCTTTCTGAAGATGGTAAAAACTACATTATCAACGGACAAAAAATGTGGATTTCAAATGCGGGATTTGCTAATGTTTTCATCGTTTTTGCTCGTATTGAAGACGACAAATACATCACCGGTTTTATAGTAGAAAACGATTCTGAAAACGGAATCACGTTTGGCGATGAAGAGAAAAAATTAGGAATCCACTCCTCCTCTACCCGACAAGTATTTTTTAACGATACTAAAGTACCGGTTGAAAATATGCTTTCTGAAAGAGGAAACGGATTTAAAATCGCAATGAACGCATTAAACGTGGGTCGAATTAAATTGGCTGCAGCTAGTTTAGATGCACAACGTCGTGTAATAGACCAAGCAACGAAATATGCAAACGATCGAGTTCAGTTTAAAACTCCAATTGCTAAGTTTGGTGCTATTAAATCTAAATTAGCCGAAATGGCAACTTCTGCCTTTGCTGGTGAGAGTGCTAGCTACCGTGCTGGTAAAAACATCGAAGAGCGTATCGCACTTCGTATGGAAGCTGGAAACAGCCATCAAGAAGCCGAACTGAAAAGCGTGGAAGAATACGCAATAGAATGCTCTATTTTAAAAGTAGCAGTTTCTGAAGACATACAAAATTGTGCTGATGAAGGAATCCAAATATTTGGTGGAATGGGCTTTAGTGCCGACACACCTATGGAATCTGCTTGGCGAGATGCTCGTATTGCTCGTATTTACGAAGGTACAAACGAGATAAACCGTATGTTAGCCGTCGGAATGCTTGTAAAAAAAGCAATGAAAGGTCACGTAGATTTATTAGGTCCAGCACAAGCTGTTGGAGAGGAATTGATGGGAATTCCATCGTTTGATACACCTGATTATTCTAAAGTGCTTTCAGAAGAAAAAGCAATGGTTGCCAAATTAAAGAAGGTATTATTAATGGTTGCTGGTAGTGCCGTTAAAAAATACGGCCCCGAACTAGAAGAGCACCAACAATTATTATTGGCTTCAGCTGATATTTTAATTGAAATCTATATGGCAGAAAGTGCTATTCTACGTGCGGAAAAGAACCATAAGCGTGATAATTCAGATGCTGAATACCAAGTAGCCATGGCGCAACTGTATTTATATCACGCAGTAGATATTGTTAATCAAAAAGCAAAAGAGGGAATCATCTCCTTTGCTGAAGGTGATGAACAAAAAGCGATGCTAATGGGACTTAAGCGTTGGACGAAGTATGATAACTTCCCAAATATAGTTCAATTACGTAACAAGATTGCAGAAAAGGTAACGGAAGAAAATACCTATCCGTTTTAA
- a CDS encoding MarR family winged helix-turn-helix transcriptional regulator, which translates to MKEKTIDYILRSTWMNVQKMYNEEASKKDSTMATGFALISIDPEEGTPSTALGPKMGMEATSLSRTLKNMEGKGLIERKPNPEDGRGVLIHLTPFGKEMREFSKNVVLRFDEAVKENISEEELKTFTKVANTILELINSKKIYTEKIA; encoded by the coding sequence TTGAAAGAAAAAACAATAGATTACATACTGCGCTCTACTTGGATGAACGTACAAAAAATGTATAACGAAGAAGCCAGTAAAAAAGATAGTACAATGGCGACAGGATTTGCCTTAATAAGTATAGATCCTGAAGAAGGAACCCCCTCTACAGCCTTAGGTCCTAAAATGGGAATGGAAGCCACTAGTCTCTCACGTACTCTCAAAAATATGGAAGGAAAAGGTTTAATTGAACGAAAACCAAACCCCGAAGATGGTCGTGGAGTTTTAATACACTTAACCCCTTTTGGGAAAGAAATGCGGGAGTTTTCAAAAAATGTGGTGCTTCGGTTTGACGAAGCAGTAAAAGAAAATATTTCAGAAGAAGAATTAAAAACATTTACCAAAGTGGCCAATACCATTTTAGAACTGATTAATTCAAAAAAAATATATACCGAAAAAATAGCATAA
- a CDS encoding acetyl-CoA C-acyltransferase gives MKTAYIVKAYRTAVGKAPRGLFRFKRPDELAAETIQYMMNGLPQLDKKRIDDVIVGNAMPEAEQGLNMGRLISLMGLKIEDIPGVTVNRYCASGVETIAMATAKIQSGMADCIIAGGAESMSYIPMGGYKPVPDYKLAKQGHEDYYWGMGLTAEAVANEYNVSREDQDEFAYNSHMKALKAQEENRFQEQIVPIDVEETFVNDAGKKETKTYTVNKDEGPRKGTSKEVLAKLRPVFAEGGSVTAGNSSQMSDGAAFTMVMSEEMVKELNIEPIARMVNYAAVGVEPRIMGIGPIKAIPKALDQAGMKLDQIGLVELNEAFASQSLAVIRKLGLNKDIVNVNGGAIALGHPLGCTGSKLSVQLFDEMRKRNMQGKYGMVTMCVGTGQGAAGIYEFLN, from the coding sequence ATGAAAACAGCATATATAGTAAAAGCATACAGAACAGCAGTAGGGAAAGCACCTAGAGGCTTGTTCCGTTTTAAAAGACCAGATGAATTGGCAGCAGAAACCATTCAATATATGATGAATGGGTTGCCACAACTTGATAAAAAGCGCATAGACGATGTAATTGTCGGTAATGCGATGCCAGAAGCCGAACAAGGACTTAACATGGGGCGTTTAATTTCCTTAATGGGACTTAAAATTGAAGATATCCCTGGTGTTACAGTAAACAGATACTGTGCTTCAGGTGTAGAAACGATTGCCATGGCTACTGCTAAAATTCAAAGTGGCATGGCCGATTGTATTATCGCTGGAGGTGCCGAAAGCATGAGCTACATTCCAATGGGAGGTTACAAACCAGTACCAGATTATAAGTTGGCCAAACAAGGTCACGAAGATTATTATTGGGGAATGGGTTTAACAGCAGAAGCTGTTGCAAACGAATACAACGTTTCTCGTGAGGATCAAGATGAGTTTGCGTATAACAGTCATATGAAAGCGTTGAAAGCGCAAGAAGAAAACCGTTTTCAAGAGCAGATTGTTCCTATAGATGTTGAAGAAACATTTGTAAACGACGCTGGTAAAAAAGAAACAAAAACCTATACCGTAAATAAAGACGAAGGACCTAGAAAAGGAACCAGCAAAGAAGTGTTGGCAAAACTTCGTCCCGTTTTTGCTGAAGGTGGAAGCGTTACAGCCGGAAACTCATCACAAATGAGTGATGGTGCTGCTTTTACAATGGTAATGAGCGAAGAAATGGTAAAAGAATTAAATATTGAACCTATCGCTCGTATGGTAAACTATGCCGCTGTAGGAGTTGAACCTCGCATCATGGGAATTGGTCCTATTAAAGCAATACCGAAAGCATTAGACCAAGCAGGTATGAAATTAGATCAAATTGGTTTGGTAGAATTAAATGAAGCATTCGCTTCTCAATCTCTTGCTGTGATTAGAAAGTTAGGCCTTAATAAAGATATTGTGAATGTAAATGGTGGAGCCATTGCATTAGGTCACCCATTGGGCTGTACGGGTAGTAAATTATCTGTTCAACTTTTCGATGAAATGCGCAAACGCAATATGCAAGGTAAATACGGTATGGTCACTATGTGCGTAGGTACAGGTCAAGGTGCCGCCGGAATTTATGAGTTTTTAAATTAA
- a CDS encoding M28 family peptidase — protein MKNTLLFFSLLITYSSFSQTDSRIYDIIKSVSAERIEADITALASFGTRHTLSDTILDTRGIGAARRWIKSSFEEISKDCENCLEVFYQKNFIEKGDNERIVKDVWINNVAAIQKGTKYPNRYIIMSGDIDSRISDSNNYTDDSPGANDNASGMAGAMEAARVLSKYKFENSIIYLGLSGEEQGLYGGKGFAEYAKKQGWEIIGVFNNDMIGNIKGVNGVISNRDFRIFSEPVPPNETDKERRARRFYGGEVDGISRQLARYVYKTTKTYMPEMNPMMIYRLDRFGRGGHHRPFNDVGFAGIRIMEAHENYTQQHQDIRTENGIEYGDKLKFVNFDYAAKLTAVNAINIASLAWAPPTPKNVGIGGIVEPSAKLKWDKVNGAVGYKIYWRDTTSPTWDHSRFVGDVSKFTLDGIVIDNYFFGVAAVDEDGFESVVVFPNSVFR, from the coding sequence ATGAAAAATACACTCCTCTTTTTTAGTTTACTCATAACCTACAGTTCTTTTTCACAGACCGATTCCCGTATTTACGATATTATAAAATCCGTTTCGGCTGAGCGAATTGAAGCAGATATCACTGCGCTCGCAAGTTTTGGAACCCGACATACGTTGAGCGACACCATTTTAGATACCCGAGGCATTGGAGCAGCACGGCGATGGATAAAATCTAGTTTTGAAGAAATTTCAAAAGACTGTGAAAATTGCCTAGAAGTTTTTTATCAGAAAAATTTTATTGAAAAAGGCGATAACGAGCGTATTGTAAAAGATGTTTGGATAAATAATGTAGCAGCCATACAAAAGGGAACAAAATATCCCAATCGCTATATTATTATGAGTGGTGATATTGATAGTCGCATTAGTGACTCAAATAATTATACTGACGACTCTCCCGGTGCGAATGATAACGCTAGTGGAATGGCTGGAGCTATGGAAGCTGCGCGAGTACTTTCAAAATACAAATTTGAAAACAGCATTATATACTTGGGTCTAAGTGGTGAAGAGCAAGGATTGTACGGCGGAAAAGGATTTGCTGAATACGCCAAGAAACAAGGCTGGGAAATTATAGGTGTTTTTAATAACGATATGATTGGGAACATTAAAGGCGTAAACGGCGTCATTAGTAATCGGGATTTCAGAATATTCTCTGAACCCGTTCCTCCCAATGAAACAGACAAAGAACGACGTGCTAGACGGTTTTACGGAGGCGAAGTAGATGGTATCTCCCGTCAATTGGCTCGTTATGTGTATAAAACCACAAAAACTTATATGCCAGAAATGAACCCGATGATGATTTATAGATTAGATCGTTTTGGGAGAGGTGGACATCATCGACCATTTAACGATGTAGGCTTTGCTGGGATACGTATCATGGAAGCACACGAAAATTACACACAGCAACACCAAGATATTAGAACTGAAAACGGAATTGAATACGGTGATAAATTAAAGTTTGTTAATTTTGACTATGCTGCTAAACTGACTGCTGTAAACGCTATAAATATAGCTAGTTTAGCTTGGGCACCGCCAACACCAAAAAATGTAGGTATTGGTGGTATTGTAGAACCATCAGCTAAATTAAAATGGGATAAGGTAAATGGTGCCGTTGGTTATAAAATTTATTGGCGAGACACAACCTCACCAACCTGGGACCATAGCCGATTTGTGGGTGATGTTTCAAAATTTACGTTGGATGGTATTGTAATAGATAATTACTTTTTTGGTGTAGCTGCTGTAGATGAAGATGGTTTTGAAAGTGTCGTTGTTTTCCCTAATTCAGTTTTTAGATAA
- a CDS encoding MG2 domain-containing protein — MKKDIMLIICFLCLAFSVTDLSGLKFLILNRLNEYVTEKYPEKIYIQTDKPYYTAGEDIWYNAYLVNGVTHTMSEKSNVIYVELIDDQDNVISERKLFTESISAEGDFKLPIDLKEGTYLIRAYTNYMRNQPKDFFFKKEIPVFALNANNKGPNKNDEFGKTETSILPEIGFYPEGGYLITGMSNKVAVKMKGANLSANPVVGIIEDGQGNKITDFKTYEFGLGSFYINPEPGKEYRAVVSSGNEDIVYPLPTSLEEGYVMNTSIDEKEVLINISTNQEEGLKNTLVIGQQRGLAVFDYTQYQDKKSMLLKIPKDDLKEGVLDIVLFNGSKKPIAERLAYIKKEDNISISVEKTNGTSTTTRDKVNLEIELKNSKGRLVPGTYSVSVTDAELIKPNNTSENIKTWLLLNSDLRGNIKSPNYFFTAGDTIKKNQLLDLTMLTHGWRRFTWQEFLEKSPFQEFEPEEGIYITGKTIDSKSPFQNKVSETKLTFRKNGFYQETQKTDKSGHFSYGPFVFNDTLDVYFNAGEAISSKKPNFDDTNIILNPPKQKPSIIPNRVINPFNQEDIDVETYKKKSQNNIFRNFKYDGDRELLDEVKLEGKVTTEEEIKEIERNKRTRFFAPSHRVIVGELGTHGANDFMELIANIPGVRIGRKQGYENQTSQDFEVNIRGLKPAFYLDDVKVDLLTARSVPQTDIDFIDVHNTGQASGGYALEAQGIIAIYSKRGKRNKVDISDRKPGSVNFKTSGFYNAREFYAPDYSLVDRNRSREDRRTTLYWKPNIVTNGYRNAEVSFYTSDERGTFQIEIQGITDTGIPIYKTDFLEVE; from the coding sequence ATGAAAAAGGATATAATGCTTATAATATGCTTTTTATGTCTTGCATTTTCAGTAACTGATTTATCTGGATTAAAATTTCTAATTTTAAATAGACTAAACGAATATGTCACTGAAAAATATCCTGAAAAAATTTACATCCAAACAGACAAACCATATTACACGGCAGGAGAAGATATTTGGTATAATGCTTATCTTGTTAATGGAGTTACCCATACAATGAGTGAAAAAAGTAACGTTATTTATGTAGAACTTATAGATGATCAAGACAACGTAATTAGTGAGCGAAAGCTTTTTACTGAATCAATAAGTGCCGAAGGGGACTTTAAATTGCCTATTGACTTAAAAGAAGGTACCTATCTTATACGTGCTTATACCAACTACATGAGGAATCAACCAAAAGATTTCTTTTTTAAAAAAGAAATTCCGGTTTTTGCTCTAAATGCAAATAATAAAGGTCCAAATAAAAATGACGAGTTTGGAAAAACAGAAACTTCGATTTTGCCCGAGATAGGCTTTTATCCTGAAGGAGGCTATTTAATTACTGGAATGAGTAATAAAGTGGCGGTAAAAATGAAAGGTGCCAATTTATCGGCCAATCCTGTTGTTGGGATAATTGAAGACGGCCAAGGAAATAAAATTACGGATTTCAAGACCTACGAGTTTGGTCTCGGTTCCTTTTATATAAACCCAGAACCGGGCAAAGAATATCGTGCGGTTGTTAGTTCAGGTAATGAAGATATTGTATATCCGTTGCCCACTTCACTTGAAGAAGGGTATGTGATGAACACTTCAATAGATGAAAAAGAAGTATTAATCAATATTTCGACAAATCAAGAAGAAGGACTAAAAAACACCTTGGTTATTGGTCAACAAAGAGGATTAGCTGTTTTTGATTATACTCAGTATCAAGACAAAAAATCTATGTTATTAAAAATCCCGAAAGATGATTTAAAAGAAGGTGTTTTAGACATTGTCCTGTTTAATGGCTCTAAAAAACCAATAGCAGAACGGTTGGCATATATAAAAAAAGAAGACAATATTTCTATTTCAGTTGAAAAAACCAATGGAACATCGACAACCACAAGGGACAAGGTAAATTTAGAAATTGAACTTAAAAATTCAAAAGGAAGATTGGTTCCTGGCACCTATTCTGTTTCAGTTACAGACGCTGAACTGATTAAACCAAATAACACTTCTGAAAATATTAAAACGTGGTTACTATTAAACTCTGATTTAAGAGGTAACATAAAATCTCCAAACTACTTTTTTACCGCTGGAGATACCATTAAAAAAAATCAACTACTCGATTTAACAATGTTGACCCACGGCTGGCGACGTTTTACGTGGCAAGAGTTTTTAGAGAAAAGCCCATTTCAAGAATTTGAACCGGAAGAAGGAATTTATATAACCGGTAAGACTATTGATTCAAAATCTCCTTTTCAGAATAAAGTTAGTGAAACTAAGTTGACTTTTAGAAAAAATGGGTTTTATCAAGAAACACAGAAAACAGATAAAAGCGGACACTTTTCCTATGGTCCTTTTGTTTTTAATGATACTCTCGATGTGTATTTTAATGCCGGGGAAGCTATATCTTCAAAAAAACCAAATTTTGATGATACTAATATTATTCTGAATCCCCCTAAGCAAAAGCCTAGTATCATACCCAACAGAGTTATCAATCCGTTTAACCAAGAAGATATCGATGTTGAAACGTATAAGAAAAAGTCACAAAATAATATTTTCAGGAATTTTAAATATGATGGCGACAGAGAGTTATTGGACGAAGTAAAGCTTGAAGGAAAAGTAACGACTGAAGAAGAAATCAAGGAGATTGAAAGAAATAAAAGAACACGATTCTTTGCACCATCGCATCGAGTAATAGTTGGTGAATTGGGTACACATGGAGCCAATGATTTTATGGAATTGATAGCAAATATTCCAGGAGTTCGAATTGGTAGAAAACAGGGCTACGAAAATCAAACATCACAAGATTTTGAAGTAAATATTAGAGGGTTAAAACCGGCTTTTTATTTAGATGATGTCAAAGTAGATTTACTAACTGCCCGTTCTGTTCCCCAAACAGATATAGATTTTATAGATGTACACAATACTGGTCAAGCATCTGGTGGATATGCCCTAGAAGCACAAGGCATCATAGCAATTTATTCTAAAAGAGGTAAAAGAAATAAAGTGGATATTTCTGACAGAAAACCGGGCTCAGTTAATTTTAAAACTTCTGGTTTTTACAATGCTCGGGAATTTTACGCACCTGATTATTCTTTAGTAGATAGAAACAGAAGTAGAGAAGATAGGCGTACAACGCTTTATTGGAAACCAAATATAGTTACCAATGGTTATCGAAACGCTGAAGTTTCTTTTTACACAAGTGATGAAAGGGGAACGTTTCAAATAGAAATTCAAGGAATTACCGATACTGGAATTCCTATCTATAAAACTGATTTTTTAGAAGTTGAATAA